The following coding sequences lie in one Streptococcus suis genomic window:
- a CDS encoding 50S ribosomal protein L16 translates to MLVPKRVKHRREFRGKMRGEAKGGKQVDFGQYGLQATTSSWITNRQIEAARIAMTRYMKRGGKVWIKIFPHKSYTAKAIGVRMGSGKGAPEGWVAPVKRGKVMFEVAGVSEEIAREAFRLAGHKLPVKVKFVKREAE, encoded by the coding sequence TAAAACACCGTCGTGAATTCCGTGGAAAAATGCGCGGTGAAGCTAAAGGTGGAAAACAAGTAGACTTTGGTCAATACGGTCTTCAAGCAACTACTAGCTCATGGATTACAAACCGCCAAATCGAAGCTGCCCGTATCGCTATGACGCGTTACATGAAACGTGGTGGTAAAGTTTGGATCAAGATCTTCCCACACAAATCATACACTGCTAAAGCTATCGGTGTACGTATGGGTTCTGGTAAAGGTGCTCCTGAAGGTTGGGTAGCTCCAGTTAAACGCGGTAAGGTTATGTTTGAAGTAGCTGGCGTTTCTGAAGAAATCGCACGTGAAGCATTCCGCCTTGCTGGTCACAAATTGCCAGTTAAAGTAAAATTCGTAAAACGTGAAGCAGAATAA
- a CDS encoding 50S ribosomal protein L29, translating to MKLQEIKDFVKELRGLSQEELAKKENELKKELFELRFQAAAGQLEQTARLNEVKKQIARIKTVQSETK from the coding sequence ATGAAACTTCAAGAAATTAAAGATTTTGTAAAAGAACTTCGTGGCCTTTCTCAAGAAGAACTTGCTAAGAAAGAAAACGAATTGAAGAAAGAACTCTTCGAACTTCGTTTCCAAGCTGCTGCTGGTCAACTTGAGCAAACTGCTCGTTTGAACGAAGTGAAGAAACAAATTGCACGTATCAAAACTGTGCAATCAGAAACCAAATAA
- a CDS encoding 30S ribosomal protein S17 gives MERNNRKVLVGRVVSDKMDKTITVVVETKRNHPVYGKRINYSKKYKAHDENNVAKEGDIVRIMETRPLSATKRFRLVEVVEEAVII, from the coding sequence ATGGAACGCAATAATCGTAAAGTTCTTGTTGGACGCGTAGTATCTGACAAAATGGACAAAACAATCACAGTTGTAGTTGAAACTAAACGTAACCACCCAGTCTATGGTAAACGTATTAACTACTCTAAAAAGTACAAAGCTCATGATGAAAACAATGTTGCTAAAGAAGGCGATATCGTTCGTATCATGGAAACTCGCCCACTTTCAGCTACAAAACGTTTCCGCCTTGTAGAAGTTGTGGAAGAGGCAGTTATCATTTAA
- a CDS encoding 50S ribosomal protein L14 yields the protein MIQTETRLKVADNSGAREILTIKVLGGSGRKFANIGDIIVASVKQATPGGAVKKGDVVKAVIVRTKTGARRADGSYIKFDENAAVIIREDKTPRGTRIFGPVARELRDGGFMKIVSLAPEVL from the coding sequence ATGATTCAAACAGAAACTCGTTTGAAAGTTGCTGACAACAGTGGCGCACGCGAAATCTTGACAATCAAAGTTCTTGGTGGTTCAGGACGCAAATTCGCGAACATCGGCGACATCATCGTTGCTTCAGTAAAACAAGCTACTCCTGGTGGTGCGGTTAAAAAAGGTGACGTTGTAAAAGCCGTTATCGTTCGTACTAAGACAGGTGCTCGTCGTGCTGATGGTTCTTACATCAAATTCGATGAGAATGCTGCAGTTATCATCCGTGAAGACAAAACTCCTCGCGGAACTCGTATCTTCGGCCCAGTGGCACGCGAATTGCGTGACGGCGGTTTTATGAAAATCGTTTCATTGGCACCAGAAGTACTTTAA
- a CDS encoding 50S ribosomal protein L24, which produces MFVKKGDKVRVIAGKDKGVEALVVTALPKVNKVIVEGVNIVKKHQKPNSENPQGAIVEKEAPIHVSNVQVLDKNGVAGRVGYKFVDGKKVRYNKKSGEVLD; this is translated from the coding sequence ATGTTTGTAAAAAAAGGCGATAAAGTTCGCGTAATCGCTGGTAAAGACAAAGGCGTTGAAGCTCTTGTTGTAACAGCACTTCCAAAAGTAAACAAAGTTATTGTTGAAGGTGTTAACATCGTTAAGAAACACCAAAAACCAAATAGCGAAAACCCTCAAGGTGCTATCGTTGAAAAAGAAGCTCCAATCCATGTGTCAAACGTTCAAGTTCTTGACAAAAATGGTGTTGCAGGACGCGTTGGTTACAAGTTTGTAGATGGCAAAAAAGTTCGCTACAACAAAAAATCAGGCGAAGTGCTTGATTAA
- a CDS encoding 50S ribosomal protein L5: protein MANRLKEKYLNEVVPALTEQFNYSSVMAVPKVDKIVLNMGVGDAVSNAKNLEKAAQELALISGQKPLITKAKKSIAGFRLREGVAIGAKVTLRGERMYEFLDKLVTVSLPRVRDFHGVPTKSFDGRGNYTLGVKEQLIFPEINFDDVDKTRGMDIVIVTTANTDEESRALLTGLGMPFAK from the coding sequence ATGGCAAATCGTTTAAAAGAAAAATATCTTAATGAAGTAGTTCCTGCTTTGACTGAACAATTTAACTATTCTTCAGTGATGGCTGTGCCAAAAGTTGATAAGATCGTTTTGAACATGGGTGTTGGTGACGCTGTTTCTAACGCTAAAAACCTTGAGAAAGCTGCTCAAGAATTGGCTTTGATCTCAGGTCAAAAACCACTTATCACTAAAGCTAAGAAATCAATCGCCGGCTTCCGTCTTCGTGAGGGTGTTGCAATCGGTGCGAAAGTAACTCTTCGTGGCGAACGTATGTATGAGTTCTTGGACAAATTGGTTACAGTTTCACTTCCACGTGTACGTGACTTCCACGGTGTACCAACTAAGTCATTTGACGGACGTGGTAACTACACACTTGGTGTGAAAGAGCAATTGATCTTCCCAGAAATCAACTTCGACGATGTTGATAAAACTCGCGGTATGGATATCGTTATCGTTACAACTGCTAACACTGACGAAGAATCACGTGCATTGCTTACTGGCCTTGGTATGCCGTTTGCAAAATAA
- a CDS encoding type Z 30S ribosomal protein S14 — translation MAKKSMIAKNKRPAKFSTQAYTRCEKCGRPHSVYRKFKLCRVCFRDLAYLGQIPGVTKASW, via the coding sequence ATGGCTAAAAAATCAATGATCGCTAAGAACAAACGCCCAGCTAAGTTCTCTACACAAGCTTACACACGCTGTGAAAAATGTGGACGTCCACACTCAGTTTACCGCAAATTCAAATTGTGCCGTGTATGCTTCCGCGACTTGGCTTACCTTGGACAAATACCAGGCG